The Corvus hawaiiensis isolate bCorHaw1 chromosome 2, bCorHaw1.pri.cur, whole genome shotgun sequence genome includes a window with the following:
- the SLC25A6 gene encoding ADP/ATP translocase 3, which translates to MADQAISFLKDFLAGGVAAAISKTAVAPIERVKLLLQVQHASKQIAADKQYKGIIDCVVRIPKEQGVLSFWRGNLANVIRYFPTQALNFAFKDKYKQVFLGGVDKHTQFWRYFAGNLASGGAAGATSLCFVYPLDFARTRLAADVGKAGADREFSGLGDCLVKITKSDGVRGLYQGFNVSVQGIIIYRAAYFGIYDTAKGMLPDPRNTHIVISWMIAQTVTAVAGVVSYPFDTVRRRMMMQSGRKGADIMYSGTIDCWRKIARDEGGKAFFKGAWSNVLRGMGGAFVLVLYDEFKKVI; encoded by the exons ATGGCGGACCAGGCCATCTCCTTCCTCAAGGACTTTCTGGCGGGCGGCGTCGCCGCCGCCATCAGCAAGACCGCGGTGGCGCCCATCGAGCGGGTCAAGCTCTTGCTCCAG gtGCAACATGCAAGTAAACAGATTGCTGCTGATAAGCAGTACAAGGGTATCATCGATTGTGTAGTGCGTATTCCAAAGGAACAAGGAGTGCTGTCTTTCTGGCGAGGAAACTTGGCAAATGTCATCAGATACTTCCCAACTCAAGCTCTCAATTTTGCCTTCAAGGATAAGTATAAGCAGGTGTTTCTGGGAGGTGTAGACAAGCACACTCAGTTCTGGAGGTATTTTGCTGGTAACCTGGCATCTGGTGGTGCAGCTGGAGCCACTTCCCTCTGCTTTGTCTACCCCTTGGATTTTGCAAGAACCCGTTTGGCTGCTGATGTTGGAAAAGCTGGTGCAGACAGAGAATTCTCTGGTCTCGGGGACTGTCTAGTTAAAATCACCAAGTCTGATGGTGTGCGTGGCTTGTACCAAGGGTTCAATGTCTCTGTCCAAGGCATCATCATCTACAGAGCTGCCTACTTTGGGATCTATGATACGGCAAAAG GCATGCTCCCAGATCCCAGAAATACTCACATTGTTATCAGTTGGATGATTGCCCAGACGGTGACTGCGGTGGCCGGCGTGGTCTCCTATCCTTTCGATACAGTGCGGCGTAGAATGATGATGCAGTCAGGACGCAAAGGAG ctgatATCATGTACTCTGGAACAATTGACTGCTGGCGGAAGATTGCAAGGGATGAGGGAGGAAAGGCCTTCTTCAAGGGTGCATGGTCTAATGTTCTCAGAGGCATGGGGGGTGCTTTTGTGCTTGTGCTGTACGATGAATTcaagaaagtaatttaa